In Kordiimonas pumila, a single genomic region encodes these proteins:
- a CDS encoding type II toxin-antitoxin system ParD family antitoxin: MATMNVSLPDEMKNWVEGQAQTGRYSNASDYVRDLIRHDQERKDKIAHMQTLVTEALESGEGQKSMSDILAEAGSLTSMSL, translated from the coding sequence ATGGCGACCATGAATGTTTCACTTCCTGATGAAATGAAAAACTGGGTTGAGGGTCAGGCTCAAACAGGCCGTTACAGCAACGCCAGTGACTATGTGCGCGACCTCATTCGTCACGATCAGGAACGCAAAGACAAGATTGCCCATATGCAAACGCTGGTGACAGAAGCACTCGAAAGCGGTGAGGGTCAAAAATCCATGAGTGATATTCTGGCCGAAGCTGGTTCTCTCACCTCTATGTCATTATAA
- a CDS encoding antirestriction protein ArdA: MTFTFHATPFDISAAGFYFSSADEYRKKSANHLNEYYEIVEEFEIQPIDGETLDLELFKALSINQSNICTFIEKCEEWEDHEKYNIIIAAGECGYDFDIDTDSPYDFDIDIYDVDNLKDLAYQFVDEGLFGDIPMNIACYLDYDAIARDLGVDYTETVINGQSIVYRCS, from the coding sequence ATGACATTCACATTTCACGCAACACCTTTCGATATTTCAGCCGCGGGTTTCTATTTCAGTTCCGCTGATGAATACCGTAAAAAATCAGCCAATCATTTGAATGAATATTATGAAATCGTTGAAGAATTTGAAATTCAGCCCATAGATGGTGAAACACTGGACCTTGAGCTTTTTAAAGCCTTATCTATCAATCAGTCCAACATCTGCACCTTCATTGAAAAATGCGAAGAGTGGGAAGACCATGAGAAATACAACATCATTATCGCCGCTGGTGAATGCGGCTATGATTTCGATATAGATACTGATAGCCCCTATGATTTTGATATCGATATCTATGACGTGGATAATCTGAAAGACCTTGCTTACCAATTTGTTGATGAAGGTCTGTTTGGTGACATTCCCATGAACATTGCCTGTTATCTTGATTACGATGCCATTGCACGCGATCTGGGCGTGGATTACACGGAAACTGTTATCAATGGTCAGAGCATTGTGTATAGGTGTAGCTGA
- a CDS encoding Fic family protein — translation MTFNLDTLKITPEIVLLIAEIDEFKGAWRALGTLAPDRLSALRRVATIESIGSSTRIEGSKLSDKDVERLLSNLEIKKFETRDEQEVAGYAEVMETIFAHADTINITENYIKQLHRDLLKYSAKDERHRGEYKINPNHVVAFDTDGKEIGIVFETATPFDTPRLMTELVEWTRTALEEGRLHPLLIIGIFTVTFLEIHPFQDGNGRLSRVLTTLLLLKSGYNYVPYSSLESVVEQSKEGYYIALRKTQGTIRSDAPDWQPWVIYFLRALQQQKNRLQVKIERERIVIETLPELSIQILELAKEHGKLTNSQIVKLTGANRNTVKKHLQALVLANHLSQHGSGKGTWYGRLNG, via the coding sequence ATGACATTTAATCTTGATACATTAAAAATAACACCGGAAATTGTCTTGTTGATTGCTGAAATCGACGAGTTTAAAGGGGCATGGAGAGCGCTTGGTACACTTGCCCCGGATCGCCTGTCTGCGCTACGCCGCGTTGCCACGATTGAAAGCATTGGTTCCTCAACACGTATTGAAGGAAGCAAGCTTTCCGACAAAGATGTTGAACGGCTGTTGTCCAATCTGGAAATCAAGAAATTTGAAACGCGCGATGAACAAGAGGTCGCTGGGTACGCAGAGGTAATGGAAACGATTTTCGCCCATGCGGATACAATCAATATTACAGAAAACTATATCAAGCAACTTCACCGCGACCTTCTTAAATATAGCGCCAAAGATGAACGGCATCGTGGGGAGTATAAAATCAACCCCAATCATGTTGTTGCATTTGATACGGACGGTAAAGAAATCGGGATCGTTTTTGAAACCGCTACCCCATTTGATACACCTCGGTTAATGACTGAATTAGTCGAGTGGACCCGAACGGCGCTAGAGGAAGGTAGACTGCACCCACTCCTTATCATTGGCATATTCACTGTTACCTTTCTGGAAATTCATCCGTTTCAAGATGGCAACGGTAGATTATCTCGGGTTCTAACAACGCTATTGCTGCTGAAAAGTGGTTATAATTATGTACCTTACAGCTCGCTTGAAAGCGTAGTGGAGCAAAGCAAAGAAGGTTACTATATAGCGCTCCGTAAAACGCAAGGTACGATCCGTAGTGATGCACCAGATTGGCAACCATGGGTGATTTATTTCCTGAGGGCCTTACAACAGCAAAAAAACAGACTTCAGGTTAAGATTGAGCGTGAGCGTATTGTCATTGAAACCCTGCCTGAGCTTTCCATACAAATACTGGAATTGGCAAAGGAACACGGCAAGCTCACTAATAGTCAAATTGTGAAACTAACAGGAGCAAACCGCAACACTGTTAAAAAGCACCTGCAAGCCCTAGTTTTAGCTAACCATTTATCCCAGCATGGAAGCGGAAAAGGCACGTGGTATGGCCGATTAAATGGCTAA
- a CDS encoding relaxase/mobilization nuclease domain-containing protein, with amino-acid sequence MILVGNQRGGAYDLAHHLMKDENEHVDVHELRGFASDDLHGAFQEAHAISKATKCKQFLFSLSLNPPPDVEVPTQDFEAAIERVENKLGLDGQPRAIVFHEKEGADGMMRRHAHAVWSRIDAQELKARQLSFDRNKMQEISRELYLEHGWKMPEGLSKSSQADPRNFTLEEWQQAKRQDKDPRDIKTALQDAWAISDNKAAFTHALEERGYRLARGDRRGFLAVNTDGKHYSLSRWSDVKPKDLKARLGDASKLPGLEETKAVISQDMGDMLDRFDTELAQKEQLRKEALQKEKQALIAKQREQRAEQKRMMEARLQAEAIRRQARFRKGTKGLWDRINGQHKRIRERNEIEAWQATRRDQARRDELIFRHMEQRKRLARNAKQDLVQIRQQQRVIAQDRKVTAQITAEHVPPQQTRRRRSPQKIDATRTISTSFNEAANRDARREAFMKKREMQKSDPARQRRGKNSGPER; translated from the coding sequence ATGATCCTTGTCGGTAATCAGCGCGGCGGGGCATATGACCTTGCCCACCATCTAATGAAAGATGAAAATGAACATGTGGATGTTCATGAACTGCGCGGCTTTGCCTCAGATGATCTCCATGGTGCGTTTCAAGAAGCACATGCAATCAGCAAGGCCACCAAGTGCAAGCAATTCCTGTTCTCCCTTAGCCTCAACCCGCCGCCAGATGTGGAAGTACCCACGCAGGACTTTGAAGCGGCCATTGAGCGCGTGGAAAACAAGCTTGGCCTAGATGGACAGCCCCGCGCCATTGTCTTCCATGAAAAAGAAGGGGCTGACGGTATGATGCGCCGTCATGCCCATGCGGTGTGGTCCCGTATTGATGCGCAAGAGCTAAAGGCAAGGCAGCTTTCCTTTGACAGAAACAAGATGCAGGAAATTTCCCGCGAATTATATCTGGAACATGGCTGGAAGATGCCAGAAGGTCTTTCCAAGTCCAGCCAAGCTGATCCGCGTAATTTTACACTGGAAGAGTGGCAGCAAGCCAAGCGGCAAGATAAAGACCCGCGAGACATCAAGACCGCCCTGCAAGATGCATGGGCGATTTCTGATAATAAGGCCGCATTCACGCATGCTTTGGAAGAACGGGGCTACCGCCTTGCCCGTGGTGATCGGCGCGGCTTTCTGGCTGTGAATACGGATGGCAAGCATTATTCCCTGTCCAGATGGTCGGATGTCAAACCCAAAGACCTGAAAGCCCGCCTTGGTGATGCCAGCAAGCTGCCCGGCCTTGAGGAAACCAAAGCGGTAATCTCTCAAGATATGGGGGATATGCTGGACCGCTTTGATACGGAACTGGCACAGAAAGAACAACTGCGCAAAGAAGCGCTGCAAAAAGAGAAACAAGCGCTTATTGCCAAGCAGAGGGAACAACGCGCCGAGCAAAAACGAATGATGGAAGCCCGGCTGCAAGCTGAGGCCATACGAAGACAAGCACGTTTTCGCAAAGGCACGAAAGGTTTGTGGGATCGGATCAACGGCCAGCACAAACGCATTCGTGAACGCAATGAAATAGAAGCATGGCAAGCTACCCGGCGTGATCAAGCCCGGCGGGATGAATTGATATTCCGGCACATGGAGCAACGCAAACGGCTAGCCCGTAACGCCAAGCAAGACTTGGTGCAGATTAGGCAGCAACAGCGAGTAATCGCGCAAGATCGCAAAGTCACGGCTCAAATCACAGCGGAACACGTTCCGCCACAGCAAACGCGGCGCAGACGCAGCCCGCAAAAAATTGATGCAACCCGCACCATAAGCACTTCATTCAATGAAGCCGCCAATCGTGATGCGCGCCGAGAGGCTTTCATGAAGAAAAGAGAAATGCAAAAGAGTGATCCAGCCCGCCAAAGAAGGGGCAAAAACTCAGGCCCTGAGCGATGA